In Dasypus novemcinctus isolate mDasNov1 chromosome 8, mDasNov1.1.hap2, whole genome shotgun sequence, the genomic stretch ccccattatattaaaaaattagtcCCATGTAATCTATAATATTCTTTAAATGTATAATCAAATCAAGTATTCCCCTTTCCCCAAAGAATGAGAGAATAAAAATGCTATCATTTAAGCAGAATACTAGGTTTTTTACAAGACATTTTTGGTTCAGTTAAGGCTAACAATACTTCACCCCTGCAGAAAAAACCAccaaccaaacaacaacaacaaaaaacctataCACCAAAAACTCAAATGCTGAGGTGTAAATTAgtgtttgaaattaaaatttatgatTTGAACTGGGGAATTTTGCGTCTTTAATTATTAATATGCagaaattcaaaggaaaaaatttagatactttaaaagatactacaaaaagatGACATGACTTTATGATGCTATATATACTGCAGGTGTTGCAGGATACACTATACAAGAAAACATATCATTCACTCTGACAATATTAGGTTCAATATTTACCTGATCTAGAAAGGCTTTTACTAGAGTGTCTCTGTGTAAGACATCTTGAAAAATATTCctataaagaataaaaagtaacTGTTGAAATGGCTATACAACGCTACTTTCCACAAACCCTCAATCGAGCCAATAAATTAAATTCTTACaaatgcaatattattcataaaCATATTTGAATAAATACAGATGTCCAAatgtggaaatataaaatatatgttcatTTTAAGCCAAGAATACGTTTGTATGTTACTGGAGTTTTCAGGCTACTATATAATTACTTTTTCTAAAGAGTATAAGCAACCCTCAGaaagatatatatgtatgtatctatttTAGAACCTTCACGCTTTACTAAAACTATTAAGAAACCCTCCAGCAATTAAAAAGTGTAATTATCAATTTTTGCTATCTttactgaaaataaaacaataaacacaCCATTAGtaccaccaaaaacaaaacaaaaaacaaaaaccatgaacTGTTAAAAACATATACTAATAACTTCTCATTAGCAGTTTAGGAAGAAAAATggtaaaaggacaaatactaaggAACATTAGAATGAATTAAGGAACATAAAACAGACGACTATCTGCAACATCACAAGCACtggtggcctttttttttttttaacaaccactgactttttttttttttttaaagatttatttatttttatttaatccccccctggttgtcttttctctgtatctatttgctgcgtcttgtttctttgtctgcttctgttgtcgtcaactgcacgggaagtgtggggggcgccattcctgggcaggcaggctgcactttctttcgcgctgggcagctctccttatggggtgcgctccttgtgcatggggctcccctacgcggggaacacccctgcgtggctgggcactccttgtgcgcatcatcagcactgtgcatgggccagctccacacgtgtcaaggaggcccggggtttgaaccgcggacctcccatgtggtagacggacgccctaaccactgggccaagtctgtttcccaactGACTTTTCATCAACAGACACACCACCTCGCAAATAACATGAACCAGTTACCCAAAAAAGTATGACCTACCTTGGCAATAATCAGAGTGAGAAGACATAATATACACTTGAGATAATGTATATTGAACACAGTATCTAGGATATAgagatattaaaataaacaaaaataattactACTTTCCCAAACTGCCCActcctctttcatcttttttcttctttgctttctacTTCCCCGAATAATTTACTGAAATGCTAAGCTATACTCACGTCAAAGGGATAGGATAACATTTAAAAaggtaagtgatttttttttaggtattggggccagggattgataccgggacctcatatgtgggaagccagtgctcaaccctTGAGCCATACCAGctcctgagctggttttttcatgtttgtttttttgtttttagaagacaccaggaactgaatctgggtcctcccttgtgggaagcaggtgctcaaatgtttgagccacattcactccccagtGATTTTTAACTGAAAAGGAGTAGCAGGGAAAGAGGTTGGTGTGCATGCAGAAGTAAATATGAAAGTATCTCAAAACTCCTAGTTTTAGTAGATGGCTATGCCAAACTacagaagaaactgaaaatggggggaaaaaatcagcATTTCACAATGACTAGCTGTCCAATTGGTGCCTAATGTAGGTACTGATAGCATTCTTCCTCTGACTTTTTAGAGAGAAAATAAGCTAAGTTTAGTGTTCTGAATATATCCGTTTCACTGAATGAATGGAATGAATGTCCTGGTCACAGATGAATTGAATGAATCAAACTTGTTAAAAGTAACAGTATTTCTAGTGACTGGTTTTTCATGTATTGTTAGTGACTGAAATTACtccaaaaagttaaaataaaaataactaaacagTAAATgtcattgcttaaaatatattaaaaagtaaaaaaaatcctTGATGTATATGTTAACAACCATAACCTAAGAATTGAAATACTATTTTTGGACCATTTAATATTCTGAAAttgtaaacaaaattttaaaatttatcacatTATTGTCCAATCAGCAAAACAAACAAGTGTAGCTGGccaaaaatgagtaagaaatgTTAAAAGCATACACACATACCtcctcttaaaaaataaacaaaaatactaaatggttataaacacattttaaactTGACTATATTCTCAAAAAATAGCTTCCAAGCAACCAAAGGAGGGAAAACACAAAACACTTTAGGAAATAAAGAAAGGTTTGAAGCCACAGAATCTTGAGAATTCCAACTCTGTACTAAAATTACCAATGTGAAAACTTTGTGATGTGGGATTCCAATTTTAACCAACTCATTTTCTAAACCAGTTTCCCTAGTAGTGGAGAGCTGGGAAAATACCGGTCCTAATTAAGTCATCTTAATACACTTAAAGAAACATGAGGCTGGGTACACCAGCACTGGACACAGTGATCCTATTGTACGCTTTTGGTCACCACTTTTTGGGTAGTTACTGCTACTCACCATTCTTTGTAGCCTGAGTTCAAATTTTGATAGAAAAACAGGACAAGGTTCCTTGCTCCAATTTTACTATTTTACCCACTGAAACCTGGATTATTGGAGTTAACATTTATCACACACATTCTATATGTCgggtgatattttttttttttccttaaagatttttaaatttatttcttgtccaccccccctgccagttgtctgactctatgtccattcactgtgtattcttctgtgaccgcttctatccttatcagtggcaccgggaatcggtgtttactttttgttgcgtcatctctccatccatgtatgcggcgccattcttgggcagtctgcactttctttcgtgctgggcagctctccttacagggcgcgctccttgcgtgtggggctcccctatgcgggggacacccctgcgtggcaggccactccttgcgcgcatcagcattgcacacgggccagctccacactggtcaaggaggtccagggtttgaactgcggacctcccatatggtaggcggatgccctatccattgggccaagtcctcttcctcgGGCCATATTCTAAAAACTTTTAATTCATTAAAGTAATCTTTAGTGTTTTCTTGGGGTTTTATGATTCCAGAtatacatcatcatcatcattttttaaaaattaggaatgtCTGCATTCAACATTTTATCatcattattttttctctgttttactGGTCAGATTTGTGGTAGGAAATGAACAGCATAAAGTAAAATACAAAGTAAAAGAATGCCTGATTAACTTATTTGGACACTTTTACTGTATTTTATACATCTATATCAGGAAAAACAAATGACTTAGATTTACTACTTTGCTGTAGTTAAAAAGCCTGCTCAACAACTATTATACCAGATTGTAACCAGTGTAAGTGCCTAgaagtttaatatatatttaaataaatacttattttaagGGATAATCTAATGTATTTTAGGGGAAAcacaattagggaaatacaattGAGAAGAATGGACATTCGAGAAAAAAATACTTGATTAACCAAACAGCatgattctgttttttaaatacaggtttgtttgctttgtttttactcattaaaaatataattttgtattACTGCTTAAAGACAATATCAAAAAGAAGAGCATTACATACAAATCAGGAGTGAAACTTTCATCTGTGTAGATGATTGTATCCTGAGCCATGTCTTCTTCTGAAGTAGCTCTCCAGAAAGCTGTCAGCTCTGACCTCATGTATCTACGctgattataaatatgttcatgaCAGGGTGGCATCTGTTTGACAGTATTGACATCCACATCTATGTGTGTAGTGGGATAAGGAGCATACATGACTTGCCGGAAGGGCAGCACAAAGCTTCCAGTTGAATCCTGGtataatgaaaggaaaatttattttcatatatgtcaacataatatgaaaaatatattctaaaaaacaaattttttttcaataaaggaATACAgaacataaatgcaaaacagtaacaacaaaattCCAGTCTTTTCAGTAAGAAAAGGAATGTTCCCACTTTAGATGTGCATATTGATTGacacatgtatttaaaaaaaaatactgagctCAGACACGCAGCTACAGGTAAGCAAACTGAAATATAAAAGAGGGTATTCCACAGTGTTTCACTGATGATGCTAATTATAAATTGTAAGGCATATATACTTTACGCTCTGTGATACAGGGTAAAGTAAGTCAGTCCCTGGGTATATAAACATAATGTACAGTAAAattaggatttaaaaaatatattttaaagaatcccaaaaatgattaaaaaattttcACTTGTAATAAATGAAAACTATACCTTTAGTAGCCCTTGTACAAAGAGTCCTGACTCATATTTAAATGAGGACTCTGCTTCACATAATCTGGAGCATTTTCTCTCTGCTGGAGTCAGAAAAAGGCATAATGTTTTCACtatctataaaagaaaagaattttagcATTAAACTAGGAAGTAAGAAGGCCACTGGTTTGCTTatgaaaaaaatttgaatagaaatttttattgttaataaAATACATCCTAAGAAACAAGTGTTCCTTAGTCACTTACTATAGACTATATACGAAATAACAGTTGCCTAAACAATAGGGATTCTGCAGTCAAACAAGTTTGAGGAATGTTTGGTTAATTTACTGAATGATGTCTCAAacctttaaatatttgaataggTTTTGGGACTTTCCAGGTTAATATTATGCTGTGCAGACTTTCTCATACTTATTTGACCATGGAACCCTTAtttcagtggggaaaaaaaaatgttctaatataATCAATGATTGTTTCTTGACCAGCAGCAAATATTTTTTCGACAAGCAAAcaatttcagattaaaaaaactCAAAGCAATTATATTAAGCAGAATTATGGTTTCTGTTTATTGGTTCTACATATGAAATTCCATTACAATGATTACCAAGGAGTGTTCAAATTCTTCAATAGAATGAGAATTTTATCAAATCTAATTTGAATTTAGCAGGTCATTGGTTGGTGTTTAGAAACCTCTGATTCTAACAGAATTTGACCTATAAATCTATTAGGAAAAATAAGCAGCCATGTAGCTACATTAGATTCTGGACTGCTATCTgaagtaggggttcttaaccagtgGTCCACAGGAGGGGTCTGTGGACAGATTTCAGGGGTTCCGTGAGCTTGAGCTGAAAAATCaacttattacctttattttctcagACCTCCAATGTttagtgtcataaaactatttactgctacattctgaaaaggggtctgtggttttcaactgactggcaaaggagtccgtggaacaaaaaaaaggttaagaactcctgatctaGAGATTTATTATGTTAAAGCAGTGGTTTTCACCCTAGAGCAGTGGCAAACTTTTCCtcaaatttaaaagatgaaaggGGTCCTATTCTGCCTGCATAGGGTGGAGAATGAAAAGAATGTGGAAGATACAGAGCCCCAACCAAAGAGCTTCTCTCCCCCATAAAGCAGACTGAGAAGTCCCTTTGGAACCCTAGAGTTTTGGGGGATACCAAACAAAGTTTTCTTCCTGgggtaaaagaaatcaataagatCATTAGTTATTAGATACAATATAATGATAATGGTATACTAAGCTGTCCACATAATATGTATTTCTAAATagttgaaagagaaataaaattttggtaAATCAAGGCTCTATCATGTAAGCTCACAGGgtagcttattttaaaaaaatacattatgaatatatttgtaaaaCAAATAACCATCCCCAATACAGTTTCTGTAAAAAACTCTAAAAATTAGTTTTGCTTAAACTGATGGACACACACTTATCTCTGGACTCTTTCTAAGATAATGGAGTCAGGATGAATGACTAAATATTTCTTTGACACTTGTACAATAAATATATGGCCATCTTCACATTTATTAAAGATAAGTAGGAAATATaagacaaatatatttaaaaatacctaatttaaaaaaattctcaaaactgCTAGATACAACTGAGATTTGTATTTAtaagttataaaaatgaaattgacaaatgactttatattcaaatagtttattttaaactcatttttgCCACATGGTGTCACAGCAATTTGGCCAGATTATAGTGCTTTCCTATACTATTTGATCATCTTCATTGATGCCTAATCTTTAAAGTAACATATACCATATATTAGCCGCACTAAAAAGTCAGAGGATTTattgaattataaaataaataaattaccttATTTACTTTCTCTGCACTGCTACCTACCACTACAGAACAGCCACAGGTTTGTAGGTGTGAACTAATTGCACTGTAAGTtaaacaaaaaagatgaaaaatattggCTACAATTTcacaaagtaaaaatataaatccAAGTGAGCTTCAAATAACTCAGAATAGCTTTACATGATAAATACCAAGCTACAAGCATAATGCCATCTTTTCTTTGTATAGTACTTTACCTCTTCCAAGGCCTTTCATTTGAATCTTAAAATAAGCCAGTTAGTCAGCAAAATATCACTGTGTCTAATAGCTGAAGAAAGTGAGGTGTAAAGAGGttgaattatttctttaaagccagtgggattaaaaaaaaatgcacaaatgGCTGGTAATGAGCAGAATTAAGACTAATGTGCTTGTGACTCAAGTCATTAAGGCTTCTAGGTAATGGCACTTACACTTCTGATATTCCATCATGAGCTGAAAGATTGTGGAcataaaattgaatatttatcctttaaaaatcattttcatgaTTGTAAAGAAACATCTAAATAGAAGATAAGCTAATACATGCAGAGCAGTTTGCATAGTGACTAATATATAGGCCCTCAAAAATAGtgcctattatttttttcctttgaagaaCTATAAATAGCAAATGTGAGCTAAAAGCTATCCATAAGCATTTATTATATGCAACGAGCTGTTCTAAATTCTTATATGATTTATCTCATTCAATCCTATAATAACCAAGGTGAAATACTGTTATGGATAAAGAAATGGAGGTACAAAGAGTTCAGGTAATTTGCCCCAGGTTACACAGCAGTAACCCAGGCAATCTGGATTTAGAGCCTGCATTCTTAAGTACTAAGCTCTActgtaaaaaagtaaaataagaaatcagaacCAAACAAGGGACCACGATTTCCTGTCTAGGCGCTATGGGAACACAACTAaatcttttaattaattaatttccccacccccccaccccagctgtctgctctctgtgtctatttgctgcatgttctgctttgtccacttctgttgttgtcagcggcatgggaatctgtgcttctttttgttgtgtcatcttgttgtgtcagctctctgcctgtgtggcaccattcctgggcaggctgtattttcttttcgcgctgggcggctctccttatggggcacgctccttgcgcgtggggctcccctacgcgagggacactcctgcatggcatggcactccttgcacacatcagcactgcacatgggccagctccacacgggtcaagaaggcccagatttggaccgcgaacctcccatgtggtagacagatgccttaaccactgcgccaagtccgccgccacaaCTAAATCTTTAAACGGGAGTAACATCAAATATGACACAGACATGTAAGGAGTGTCAAAGAAACACAAAGCTAAGCAACAGTTCAGACATGCAATGCTGTCTCCAGAATAATCTAGGTAGGTTGGCtgttacattttcttccttccAAATTTTGTTACAGGTGAACATTAGATTTGTATCTGTTTCATCCAggttttataaaaagaaacaaaattcttactTGAGAAGGAAGCCTTCGTGACAACTGTcaccaatatcatcatcattGAGTACTGTATCAGCTATCTAAAAGGTATAAAAAATTAACATAATGTTGAAATATTACTTTCAATACAAGTTTTCTGAAGTATATGTTTGCCCTCAATTTTAAGCATCAAGAATCCCATGAAAAAATCTCTGTGCACCACCATAAACTTTCAGAAGACAAATGTGAAAGCTGGTCAGGCAGGTTAAGCAACGATTTTCACAAGACCAACTTCCTCTTTTGAGCCATCAGAACCAAAAGACAAGACAAAGACAGAGAGCAAGAAGAATAGTTTCCTAAAGATAGCTCTAAACATGCATAGTGCTTGATTCAAAATGTCTTCAAGAAATGATTATGGAAACCAAATTAGAGAATATAAGTAAATTTCCACTAAAAGCCACTGCTTTGTTACAAAAAAGTACTGCATTAAATACTGATTGCTTCTATAAGGTCTGGAATTCTCCCATTCTATGCAATAGAAAAGTCATGAAATTAAATCAATTCCATTTTATCATAATCATCACTAATGAAAAAGCCCTTGTTTGGTTATAAAATTCAAGattttatgtgtgtttgtttgttaAAGTGGATAGTACTTCCTAAGAATAGTATATATAACAAAACACATATtgctaaaatattattaatacataGAATGGTAAATAACGAAAGGGAATTGCTGAAGTGTACAATCGCTCCTATTTAATAATATGAATAAGAACTTACATCTATTTCTTCAGGAACACTGTGTGATTTCATAGATGAAAGCAGTTCCATTACAGGAATTACTTCCCCAGTAAGCATTGGAATAATGCTCTGACCCTGCACAATAAAGTAAAACGAGGTAAAGAAAATCACACAATATGAAATAAGCTGGGCAATAAAACGATGAAAAATGAAGGCAAAGAAAACACTCTTTGATGAAAATATGTGGTAATTTGTTCAAACACAGCCCCAATCAAGTCtactattataaaatatttcaagggctttacatgttatttaaagttcattttccttcttccagGAATAATTTTCTTTCGTTTGCTTGGATTCACTGGCTTATCATTTTCTGGTACATGCAATAACCTAAATCATCACGCTAAATTTAAGAAGGATCTCCTTTGAAATGTATTTGAAGTATAAAACCTCTTATTAAAGGTTATTAATGTCATTAatatatttcacatttaaaaaagaggaaagccaAGCATAGAAAAGCTTTGAAATATTTAGCAAATAACTCAGTGGTAAAGTTTGAATCACTTTACTTGAACATCCACAGTCATTCAGGGTATAATCTACCCAGGTGAAAATCAACATAACATAAATTTTAAGAATCAATAAAACAGAAAGGTTTCCTTTAGAGTTCTTTCAAAATAATAGTTGTACTTATTACATCTAAAAAATATAATTCTGAAATTTGTAATTTCTAGAATCAAACTGAAAACTGAATGAAGAACAGCACAAACGTAAGGTATCTCAAATACAGGCGATCACTTATTTATCCAATATCCACCCGAACAGCTGCTTGACCAGTCTGAATACGTAAATTTTTAGAGATGCAGATTGTCAAATGAAATTGTCAAATGCTTATCCATTTTcagctaattttaaaatttcacatattGTTAAAGAGCAATGAAACAACAATTTCTTCTCCACTCATATTTCATGAAACTATTTAATTCAAACTCTTCACATATAACTTCAACATTCACTGTCATCACTAGAGCCAATTTTTTAGTAACCTAACCCAATTTTTCAGAGCCCTTATCATTTAAGTTGCTTGAGAATTTAAATGTGACTCTGTCTCTAGATATTCTATCCTAGGCTACAAGTCCATTTGAATAATTTAGAaagtttcattatttaaaaaacttcatgggaaatggatgtggtcaaggagttgggctcctgtttaccatatgggaagtccagggtttgatgcccaaggGTCTCCTGGtaaggacaagctggcccacgtgggagtgctggcccatgcaggagtgctggccaacgtgTAGAgttggtacagcaagatgacccaacaagaaactcagaggaaagacagtaagagacatagtagaacagggagctgaggtggtgcaagagaatgattgcctctctcacTCCGGAAGGACCCAGGATCAGATCCCAGAACctcttaatgagaatacaagcagcacaaaagaacacacagtgattggacacagagagcagacaatggggggcggggggtgggggaaaaagtaaatctttaaaaatctttaaaaacttcAAACTTTCGTAACTTTTCCAACATAATCATTGTTTTGCTTTTCAAAGTAATTGTTAAAATGCTTATTTTCAATTATATCCAACATATTCAATTCAGTAAGAAAAGAGTCTGATACTATTTACTTCCTTGTAAAGCAATATCATAAGATAATAGCTATATAAGCATCCAAGACTAGCACTGAAGTTGTTTCAGATCAATGTGTTATCCTTAAACAGttatttattcttcaaaataaaGTCACTGCATACACATGAGAGAATTGCAAGGACTCAATTATAAGGCAACCCATACTTTGCAGAGAGGATAATTTTGGGAAAAGACTTACTTTATATTTAATAGTACATCATACATATCAGACATTTATCATTATAAGCAAATGGATTTCCTTATTGGAATGCAACAaaataacttacaaaaaaatcccaagtttctttctttctttttttttttgaggtgctggggccagggccagggactgaacccaggaccttgtatgtggaacccagcactcaaccactgagccacactggctcccctgagttggtgttttttcatttgtctgcttgttgtctgtttgttttgttttaggaagtaccaggaactgaacctgtgatctccgatgtgggaagcagggactcaactgcttgagacacatctgctcccccccaagtttcttttatttcttggagAAAAACTTCTCTATCTTGAACTTCTCAGCAGACAATGTCTTCCCTTAAAAAAATCCCAGTATAATTCTGTTCTAAATATACTCTCCTTGTGACATAGATGGGTAGGATAATATTTTAAGAGGAGCCCTTAAAGGAGAGGTAACTAAAGAAATTCATTAAATGTGGTCAACTTTATAAGTGCAGATTTCAGGTCTGGAAAAAAAGCCAAACAGTAAAAGTGGAATTTCACTGGGTCCTAAATTTCCTTTATCTTG encodes the following:
- the C9orf72 gene encoding guanine nucleotide exchange factor C9orf72 homolog isoform X3, giving the protein MSTLCPPPSPAVAKTEIALSGESPLLAATFAYWDNILGPRVRHIWAPKTEQVLLSDGEITFLANHTLNGEILRNAESGAIDVKFFVLSEKGVIIVSLIFDGNWNGDRSTYGLSIILPQTELSFYLPLHRVCVDRLTHIIRKGRIWMHKERQENVQKIVLEGTERMEDQGQSIIPMLTGEVIPVMELLSSMKSHSVPEEIDIADTVLNDDDIGDSCHEGFLLNAISSHLQTCGCSVVVGSSAEKVNKIVKTLCLFLTPAERKCSRLCEAESSFKYESGLFVQGLLKDSTGSFVLPFRQVMYAPYPTTHIDVDVNTVKQMPPCHEHIYNQRRYMRSELTAFWRATSEEDMAQDTIIYTDESFTPDLNIFQDVLHRDTLVKAFLDQVFHLKPGLSLRSTFLAQFRLVLHRKALTLIKYIEDDTACQETGAKY
- the C9orf72 gene encoding guanine nucleotide exchange factor C9orf72 homolog isoform X4 encodes the protein MSTLCPPPSPAVAKTEIALSGESPLLAATFAYWDNILGPRVRHIWAPKTEQVLLSDGEITFLANHTLNGEILRNAESGAIDVKFFVLSEKGVIIVSLIFDGNWNGDRSTYGLSIILPQTELSFYLPLHRVCVDRLTHIIRKGRIWMHKERQENVQKIVLEGTERMEDQGQSIIPMLTGEVIPVMELLSSMKSHSVPEEIDIADTVLNDDDIGDSCHEGFLLNAISSHLQTCGCSVVVGSSAEKVNKIVKTLCLFLTPAERKCSRLCEAESSFKYESGLFVQGLLKDSTGSFVLPFRQVMYAPYPTTHIDVDVNTVKQMPPCHEHIYNQRRYMRSELTAFWRATSEEDMAQDTIIYTDESFTPDLNIFQDVLHRDTLVKAFLDQVFHLKPGLSLRSTFLAQFRLVLHRKALTLIKYIEDDT